A genomic stretch from Setaria italica strain Yugu1 chromosome VII, Setaria_italica_v2.0, whole genome shotgun sequence includes:
- the LOC101785593 gene encoding putative FBD-associated F-box protein At1g61330 has product MGLLLLNRFMSMQRDGKRRRQIQGRHGSITSGARKRNSHSQEGEHSQCCKRPRYSGPNLPEDILCHIHSLMPLRDAARAACVSRIFLDSWRCYPKLTFSNKTLGLKRSNRRRADIARDFTSTVDHILKNHSGIGLKGLRLEAHDYCKVKSYINSWLQIAITRGIEEVSLLVPSHYNFPCSVLSDGRGNSIRDLYLTHCAFRPTVGIDCLRSLTKLHLYYVCITGDELGCLLSSSFALERLELRYCNELIILKIPFCLERLSFLMVYECEMLQMIESKAPNLSTFRFWVGPVQLSFGDSSQLKHLDVNFSSKNNSCSYVITKLPSIVPHLETLTISSSIEMVNTPVVANKFFHLKYLEINLCGAFKAFSPYDYFSLVSFLDVSPVLETFILSVQQFVMKHDSVFEYASYMRQMPAHKHHRLKNVQIIGFCSAKSMVELTCHILENAPSLECLTVDTVYDEEDDDNTGRCSVRKNGRCGPLTRDMILEADKALEAIRRNILGKVPSTVKLNVREPCSRCHYIEL; this is encoded by the exons ATGGGGCTTCTGTTGCTGAATCGGTTCATGTCCATGCAGAGGGACGGGAAGCGTCGCCGGCAAATCCAAGGACGAC ATGGATCAATTACTTCAGGGGCACGAAAAAGGAACTCACACAGCCAAGAAGGCGAACATTCCCAGTGCTGTAAAAGACCAAGGTATTCAGGGCCAAATCTTCCTGAG GATATCTTGTGTCATATACATTCCCTGATGCCACTGCGAGATGCTGCCCGTGCTGCTTGTGTATCTCGCATATTTCTAGATTCTTGGAGATGCTATCCCAAGCTCACATTCTCTAACAAAACACTGGGTTTGAAGCGAAGTAACAGGAGAAGGGCTGATATAGCAAGGGATTTCACCAGTACAGTCGACCACATTCTGAAAAATCACTCGGGTATTGGTCTGAAAGGACTCAGGCTTGAAGCCCATGATTATTGCAAAGTCAAAAGTTATATCAATAGTTGGCTTCAGATTGCTATCACACGAGGGATTGAAGAAGTCTCCCTTTTGGTGCCTTCACACTACAACTTCCCATGCTCAGTTTTATCTGATGGACGTGGAAACTCAATTCGGGATCTTTACCTCACCCATTGTGCCTTTCGTCCAACGGTTGGTATTGATTGCTTGAGAAGCCTGACAAAGCTGCATCTGTATTATGTGTGTATCACTGGGGATGAGTTAGGGTGCCTTCTTTCCAGTTCTTTTGCTTTGGAGCGATTGGAACTCAGGTATTGCAATGAGCTAATCATCCTGAAGATACCATTCTGCCTGGAGCGGCTCAGCTTCCTGATGGTGTATGAATGCGAAATGCTACAGATGATAGAGAGCAAAGCACCAAACCTCTCCACTTTTCGCTTCTGGGTTGGCCCAGTACAACTCTCATTTGGAGACTCATCGCAATTGAAACACTTAGATGTGAATTTTTCATCCAAGAACAACTCTTGCAGTTATGTGATTACCAAGCTTCCTTCCATTGTACCACATCTTGAAACTCTTACCATATCTTCGTCCATCGAG ATGGTTAACACTCCAGTTGTAGCTAATAAATTCTTCCATCTCAAGTACTTGGAGATTAATCTTTGTGGTGCTTTCAAGGCCTTTTCCCCCTATGATTATTTTTCTTTGGTTTCGTTTCTGGATGTTTCTCCTGTCTTGGAGACTTTCATCCTGAGT GTACAACAATTTGTCATGAAGCATGATTCAGTTTTTGAGTATGCCTCATATATGAGGCAGATGCCTGCACACAAGCACCACAGGCTCAAGAATGTGCAGATAATTGGCTTCTGCTCTGCAAAGAGCATGGTTGAACTAACATGTCATATCCTCGAAAACGCGCCATCACTTGAATGCCTTACGGTGGACACTGTATATGACGAAGAGGATGATGATAATACTGGAAGGTGTTCTGTCCGCAAAAATGGTAGGTGCGGTCCGCTAACGAGGGATATGATCTTGGAAGCAGATAAAGCGCTCGAGGCCATCAGAAGAAACATCCTTGGCAAAGTTCCTTCCACGGTTAAGTTAAATGTTAGGGAACCTTGCAGCCGGTGCCACTATATTGAACTCTAG
- the LOC101786400 gene encoding polyprenol reductase 1 has translation MEAGGGPTLQPLLCLAWVAAILPIAAAALPIPAAAGGRLLHQLLCAFSSRGKTVRTASSSSSSSKARFTVPQKFFLHFYVVGVVVTTTLLLAIWFYAYMKMTPLVPEPSSYSTIASHLVVSSNSFSLASFWSSRPREHKYRVWRTVFVLILMEIQVLRRLYETEHVFHYSPSARMHIMGYLTGLFYYVAAPLSLASSCLPEAIQYLRYQIAEFIVKGRARMPDLVIDPSHLLKPLLKLGWTQWIGAVIFIWGSLHQIRCHAILGSLREHKDSDEYVIPCGDWFSRVSCPHYLAELVIYLGMLIASGGSDISVWFLYLFVITNLSFAAVQTHKWYLQKFEDYPRSRYAIIPFVC, from the exons ATGGAGGCGGGAGGCGGGCCCACGCTCCAGCCCCTCCTCTGCCTCGCCTGGGTCGCCGCCAtcctccccatcgccgccgccgcgctgcccatccccgcggccgccggcggccgcctcctccaccagcTACTCTGCGCCTTCTCCTCCCGGGGCAAGACCGTCAGgaccgcctcctcgtcctcgtcctcgtccaaGGCG AGGTTCACCGTTCCACAGAAATTCTTCTTGCATTTTTACGTGGTGGGTGTTGTTGTGACGACAACCTTGCTACTTGCAATATGGTTCTATGCATACATGAAAATGACACCATTGGTGCCGGAGCCATCGAGTTACTCCACAATTGCTAGCCATCTTGTTGTTAGTTCCAATTCATTCTCTTTGGCAAGTTTCTGGTCATCACGCCCCAGGGAACACAAGTATCGTGTCTGGCGGACTGTATTTGTACTTATATTGATGGAAATTCAGGTTCTGAGACGCCTGTATGAGACTGAACATGTGTTCCACTACAGCCCTTCAGCTCGGATGCACATCATGGGTTATCTGACAGGTCTTTT CTACTACGTGGCTGCTCCTTTATCGCTTGCTAGTTCTTGTCTTCCTGAAGCAATACAGTATCTTCGATATCAAATAGCTGAGTTTATAGTAAAGGGTCGAGCAAGAATGCCAGATCTAGTTATTGACCCATCACATCTCTTGAAGCCTCTTctaaagttggggtggacccaGTGGATTGGTGCTGTTATTTTCATCTGGGGCTCGCTCCATCAGATCCGTTGCCATGCAATTCTT GGATCATTACGCGAACACAAAGATTCTGATGAATATGTAATTCCGTGCGGTGACTGGTTTAGTCGTGTGTCTTGCCCTCATTACCTTGCTGAGCTA GTAATATATTTGGGCATGCTGATAGCTAGTGGTGGATCAGACATTTCGGTGTGGTTCCTATACCTTTTTGTG ATAACAAACTTGTCCTTTGCAGCGGTACAAACTCATAAATGGTATCTTCAGAAATTTGAAGATTACCCTCGTTCTCGCTACGCAATCATTCCATTTGTATGCTAG